The genomic region ATCGAGGGGCTCGTTGCATTCGGGGCAGGGATTTCTGGTCCCCACTTCCCGGATGTCCCAGTCCTTTAAGGTAGTGATACTCTGGTTCCGGGCCGAGAGCTCGATACACCGCCCCACAACATCAGCACAGGAATGGCCTTCCGATGATGGGTTCTTGATGGCAGAGATGCAGTTGACTTTCGCAAACTGTTTGACGAATTTCTGGTAGGGAACACCATTCTGGAGCCCGGTGCTGATCGAGCGGCCAAGAGCGCTGCTGTTGGCATCGCAGCCGCCGTTCCCGACTGTCCGGATAAAGACCTCCATGGGCTTTCCTTCGTGCAGGTTCACGGTCACGTAGAGCCGGCAGCACCCGGACTGGCAGAGATAGGTCCTGCCGGACAGTTCCCGGGGCCGCTCGATTGAGAGGGCCGGGATCTTCTCCGGCGCGTTCCTCCCGGCCACCGGCACAGCTGCCGGAACTGGTACCGGGGCGGGGGCCGCTTCTTTAAGGGCAAGAACCACATCCTCCCTGCTGCCGGTCCGGTAGATGGTGATCCCCTTGAGCTTCAGGGACCAGGCCATGAGAAGGGCCTCGGCGCAGTCATCCTTTGTGGCCGTGGAGGGCATGTTGATGGTCTTGCTGATGGATGCATGGACATGCTTCTGGAATGCGGCCTGCATCAGGATATGATCCTTCCAGCTGATGTCCAGAGCCGTCTTGAAGAGCGCCCGGAATTCCGAAGGAAGCCAATGCAGATCCTGAACCGTCCCGGTCTCGTGGACATGGGCAAGCACTTCATCAGCCTTCTTCTGGAGCGCATCACCGGAAAGCGCGAGGCCGGTCAGGGTGCGCTTCAGGTAATCCTGGAAGACGGGGTTTACAATGATAAAGGTCTTGCCCACGGTATTCTTCCGGGTGTAGGCAAACGAGAAGATAGGTTCAATTCCGCTCGAACAGCCGGCGAGAAGGGAGATCGTCCCGGTCGGTGCGATCGTTGTCATGGCCGCGTTCCTGACCGCAAACTCTTTCCAGATGCTTCCCTGCCAGGCCGGGAACGGCCCGGCCTTTTCAGCCCGCCGACGCGATTCGTCAACAGCGGTCTCCGTCACGATCTGCATGATCCGCTCGCACCAGGCCCGGCCACCGGAGGAATCGTACGCCTGGCCGGTCATGAGGAGCGCATCGTGGACACCCATGAGGCCGAGGCCGATCTTCCGGGTTCTCCTTGTCGCATCCCCTATCTGGGGGATGGGGAAGACATTGTGCTCGATGACCAGGTCGAGGAACCGGGTGGCCATCCGGGCAGTCTCGCGAAGCAGGGTCTCGTCAAGGGTCCCGTTCTCCACGCACGCTGCAAGGTTGATACTCCCAAGAACACAGCTCTCATACGGGAGGAGTGGCTGCTCGCCGCAGGGATTGGTAGTATCAATCTCGCCAAGCTGGGGAGTCGGATTATTACGGTTGATCTCGTCGTAAAAGAGGATGCCCGGCTCGCCGTTCTTCCAGATCCCCTCAACAATCCCGGTCCAGATCTGGCCAACCGTAACATTTTCCCCGGTGTGGGGATGGGTAATCCAGACGGTCCCGAACTGCTTGCGGGAGACAAGATCCATGAACTTGTCGTTGACCAGAATGGATATATTGAAATTGGAAAACTCGCCTTCCTTTGTTTTTGCCGTGATGAACGCAAGGATATCGGGGTGCCAGACATCGAGGATCCCCATGTTTGCGCCGCGACGCCGGCCACCCTGCTTGATGACCTCGGTAGCCGCATTGAAGACCCGCATAAATGAGACGGGGCCCGAGGCAACACCATCGGTGGACTGGACGGGAGATCCCTCGGGACGGAGGTGCGAGAAATTGTACCCGGTTCCCCCGCCGGTTTTGTGGATGATCGCACCCTGCTTCATGGCATCGAAAATGCCATCGATCGAATCGTTAACCGGCAGCGTGAAACACGCAGAGAGCTGGCCGAGTTCCGTGCCGGCATTCATCAGGGTCGGGGAGTTGGGAAGGAAACGCAGGGAGCGCATGGCCTCAAAAAAGTGGTCTTCCTCATCCCTGTCACCGGCAAGAGCCGACGCTACACGATGACAGATGTCCTCGAATGACTTTTCCCCTTTCCGGAAATAACGTGCGGAAAGGATGCTGTCAACAACAGGTGATGAACTCATGGATATCCCGGATTTTTTTTAATTATGGCAGTTTTGAATTTCCACGGCAGGGGTGCCACCTGTTCCTGAGTACGAAAATGAAAGATGGTACCCTGCCCGCTGGTTGGATCTTCTCTTGTGAGTGGTCTCCCTAAGTTAAAAACCGTTTCTTGTCAGCCAGTTTCAGGTTAAAAACATTGCAGTCACGGCAAGACTTGGGGAAGGATCTGGTTTCCTCTTTTCTGATAGGGGGGAGGGGAGGGTGGGAGATTTTATCGTCCCTGTTGGATGAAACCAAGCTTGTGGAGGAACCGTTCATGAAGCCGGGTATCGTCTCCCATCTCGGGGTGGAAGGAAAACGCCACGTGCCGGCCCTTCTCCACGGCAACAACGCCTTGATCAACTGAGGAGAGCACCCTGAGATCAGTACCGGTCCGGGTGACCACCGGGGCGCGGATAAATACCGCATGGAACGGACCCCCCTCCAGTCCATCAACCGAGAGATCGGCCTCGAACGATTCCCGCTGCCGGCCAAAGGCATTCCGGTCAACGGTCATGTCCATGAGAGAGAGCGGGTGAACCCTCGGATCGGCAACCTCCGTTGCCATGAGCACCATGCCGGCACAGGTTGCAAAGATCCCGCCATCGAACTGACGAATCGGATCGTACAGTCCGTTCTTGTCGATGAGTCGGGAGATGGTGGTCGATTCCCCGCCGGGGATCGCCAGGGCATGGCACCCGGCAAGATCCGCAGGGCTCCGCACCTCGAAGACTTCGGACGAGGGCCCGTACCCCATCCGTTCGAGCGCCAGGAGGAACGCGTCGATATGCTCGCTCACATTCCCCTGCAGCGCCAGGACACCGATCCTAGCGTCCACGGGTCTGGAGCACCTCGTCGTCGCGGAGTTTGTGGACATCGAGGCCGGGCATTGCATCGCCAAGGCCCGTGCTGACCTTTGCAATGACATTTGCGTCATTGAAATGGTTGACCGCTTCAACGATCGCCTTCGCCATCCTCTCGGGTTCCGATGATTTGAAGATGCCGGATCCCACGAAGACACCGTCGGCGCCGAGCTGCATCATAAGAGCTGCATCGGAGGGTGTGGCAATCCCGCCGGCCGAGAAGTTCACAACCGGCAGCCGGCCGCGTTCGGCACATTCGATGACCAGTTCCGCGGGAGCTTCGATCTCCCGGGCATAATCGATCATCTCCTGCTTGTCGAGTCCCCGGAGCAGACGGATCTCGCCCATGATCGTGCGCATGTGCCGGACCGCTTCGACAACATTTCCGGTACCTGCCTCGCCCTTGGTCCGGATCATTGCTGCTCCTTCATTGATCCTGCGGAGTGCCTCGCCGAGATCGCGGGCGCCGCAGACAAAGGGGACCTTGAACCGGGTCTTATCGATATGGTATTGTTCGTCTGCGGGGGTCAAAACTTCGCTCTCGTCGATCATGTCCACACCGAGAACTTCGAGGACCTGCGCTTCCACGAAATGGCCGATCCGGACCTTTCCCATAACCGGGATCGAGACCGCATCGATGATCTCGGCAACCTTCTGGGGATCCGCCATGCGGGCAACCCCGCCGGCCTTGCGGATATCGGACGGGACCCGTTCGAGCGACATGACTGCGACGGCCCCGGCTTCCTCGGCGATCTTTGCCTGTTCGGCATTCACGACATCCATGATTACGCCCCCCTTCTGCATGGATGCAAAACCGCGCTTGAGAAGCTCAGTGCCAAATCTCAGTTCTTCCAGTTTCATATACCTGTACTATTGATCAAGGATCCCAATAAAAACAGTGCGCAACAGGCAATACCTGCAAACATCAGGGTGACCGCCCGGGCCGTTTTTATGATATCGGGACCTCCTTCATCGAGCGTCCGTTCGCCATTCCCGATTGTGTACACACCCGGTTTCTCGAACCGGATTCCGACACCCCCGGCCATGGCGGCCATGACGATCCCGCCATTGAATCCCGGGCGCCTGTACCCGTCGCGCCGCATTACGGTCCATGCAGGAGTGAAACGACCATGGATTGCAAAATACACCAGCAGAAGCAGGACCGTGATCCGGGCCGGGATAAAATTGAGGATATCATCCATCCGGGCCGGGCACCAGCCGATCCGCTCGCGTTCATCCCGGTACCCGAGCATCGCGTCCATGGTGTTGGCCGCACGATAGACCGCAGCGCCGGGTAGTCCGAAGAGAACAAAGAATGAGAGTGGGGAGATGATGGAATCGGTGATGTTCTCAGTCATGGACTCGTAGCCCGCGGAGAGGATATGATCCCGGTCGAGGGCGGCCGTATCGCGGGAGACGAGGAGCTGGACTTTTTCCCTGCCCCGCTCTACTCCGTCTTTTACCGCATCCACGACCGCGAGTGTGTGCTCCTCAAGCGAGCGCCAGGCAAAACAGCTCTTCAGCAGGAACGGGGCGATGATAATATACAGGTACCACGGCGCAAGGACCGAAACAAGAAAGAACGGGAGGGAAAAGACGGCCGCTGTCAGGATCCAGAACAGAACACCCGCGGTTCTCTGCCACCCTGGTGAATAGGACGAGGGTTTCCCCCACCACCCGATGAACCGGCCCAGCAGGGCAACCGGGTGGTATGGAGAATGCGGATCGCCGGTTATGCGGTCCACGAGAAGCGCGGCGCAGAGGATGACCGCCGCAAGGATCAATCCTGCCGGTACCATGTATAGAGTGCCCCGACAATGAGGATGATAAAAGAGGCGGTATTGAGGAATTCGGTTCCCGTGTAGAACCATGCCGTGTAAAGGATCAGGGCTATTCCCATCAGGATCATCAGGAGATGGGGACGGCCGTGGGCAACCGGCTGGAGAGGTGCCTCTTCCGATACCATTGGCCGCAGGTGCGATGGATGGAGGACCTGGACATGCGTCGTGGTCTTCACAACGCCATAGCCTGAGATGATCTCCAGATCAAAAGAACCTTCTTCGCTCTCCTTCCGGATAGGGATCGCAAGGACAGAGGCATCGACAATATACAGGTTCTCATGGAAAAAATCGGTATACAATGCCGCGTTGGCAGCAGAGATCGTGATATGGATGGGAGCACCCCGGTTTGTGAATTTGAGCACGAGCCGGCCCCCTGATTCGGCTGTGATCTTCCCCCGGGGGAGATCGATCGAGTTGATCCCGCTGCGGTTGAGGAAGATCTCAAAGCCGGATTCGTCTCCCGGTATGTCAGGGCTGATCAATGCTGACAGGGCGAGCGGGAGACTCATACCGTTACCTCTTACTGGGATGTCTGGGGGAGGAGGTTGGGGATGCCTTCATGGATGGGATACTCAACGCTGCAGGCAGCACAGTGGAGGCCGCCTTCGAGGATCTCTTTCTCATTCTCATCGGTGACCGCAAGAGTGAGATCCCCTTTGCAGACCGGGCAGCAGAGGATGTCCATGAGGGAACGTTTCATACGAGTTCATCCCGTAAATCGATTATCTGGGTGATCTCCGGGCCGGTGGAGATGAGGGTTATCGGGCTGCCGATGTCCTCTTCCGCCTGCTTGAGGAAATCTTTTGCTTTCTTGGTGAGCCGGGAATACTCCTTTACGCCAAAACAGGATTCATCCACGCGGTCGATACCGGTGATGGCTGCCTGCGTGCACCCGTTGATCATTGCGGAATACCGGGCCATGTCCCCGTCCCAGCCGCCGATCCGGCGCTTCCGGTGGGTGACGGTTCCGAATTCCTGGATCCCCATGGCATCGGACTTCTCAAACGACATCTCGGTGGAGAACGGGCCTTCCCCGACACGGGTCGGGTACGCCTTGAAGACCACGATGACATCGTCAATTTTTGTCGGGCCTACGCCGTTGTCGGCAGCAATCTGGGAAGCTGAGGTATCCTTGCTGGTCACAAAGGGATAGGTGCCGTAATATAAGGAGATCCCAAAACCCTGCGTACCTTCAAGCAGAACGGTCTCATTCTTTTTCAGTGCTTCGTCAATTGCAAAGGGGACGTCAAGCAGGTATTCGGCAAGCTCCGGCACATCCTTGGCCTGAGGAGAGACTCGCATAACCCTGTCGGAATTGGCGGGTCCGCAGCCAGAGCCGGTGCTCCCGATCTTCTTTGAAAGGTGGGCGCTTCCCTTGTCCCGCGCAATGTGATCTTCGGTGATGATACCGCAGCGCTTGTCAACAAATACGCGTCCCTTTACACCCAGCATCTCCACTTCGTGTTTCAGGACCCGGGGGTCGACGAGCACGCCGCTTCCGATACAGAGTTTCGCTTCTTTATATACAAAACCGGAAGGAACCATCCGGACGCCATATTCCTTGGTTCCAACCTGGACAGTGTGTCCGGCATTCGGACCTACACCGCCGCGGGAGATGATTACGGGTTTGTCCTTGTGGGCGATATGGGCAACAACTTTGCCCTTACCCTCATCCCCAAAAAATCCACCAACGATGATCGAGCAACTCATTGTGTTTCATGTAGTATTGGTCAAGTTCCAAAATAAAGTATCCCTCAGGATCGGATAGCAAAAACGGGAGGGTATATCAGGGATTGTATGGGGGGGTCTGCAGGGATATCAGAGTCCCTGCATGAAGGTCTCCATTCTCCCGAGCGCTTCGGAGAGTCCTGACCGGGAAATAGCATAGGCACACCGGATATGATCCTCGCCTCCCTCACCAAAGACGCTGCCCGGGACAACAGCTACCCGCTGCTCTTTCAAAAGCCGCTCGGCAAATTCCACATCCGAGAGGCCCGTTCCTTTCACGGAGGGGAATGCGTAGAACGCCCCTTCCGGGACATGGCACGGGAGACCGATCCGGTTGAGCCCGGCAACAAACATGTTGCGCCGGAGACGGTACTCGTTGACCATGCTGTTCTTATCCTCTTCCGCAGACCGGATGGCTTCAAGCGCCCCCACCTGCCCCATAACAGGAGCGCAGAGCATCACGTACTGGTGGATCTTCAGCGCTGCTTCACAGAGCTCTTTTGGTGCACAGAGGTACCCGATACGCCAGCCGGTCATGGCATAGGCCTTGGAAAAACCGTTCAGGGTGATCGTCCGTTCATGGAGATCGCTCACGGATGCTGCAGAGCAATGGCTTTTGTCGTACGTCAACTCCGCGTACACCTCATCGCTGAGGAGGAGGAGATCATGATCGATGATGAGATCTGCAACTGCCTTGAGATCGCCCTCGTCCATGACTCCCCCGGTCGGGTTGTTCGGGAAATTGATGATCAGGGCCTTGGATCTCTTTGTGATCTTTTCCGCCAGCAGATCGGGATTCAGCTTGAAGCGATCCTTCTCCGTGCACCGTACGGGCACAGGTTTTCCACCCGCAAGGGAGACGCAGGGGCCGTACGAGACATAACTCGGCTGGGCTATGAGAATCTCGTCCCCCGGATCCGTAATGGCCCGGATGGCGATATCAAGACCTTCCGAAACCCCGGTCGTGATGATAATCTCGTCATCGGCACGGTAATTGAGCCGGTAGTGCCGGGCAAGGTGCTGTGAGAGCGCATCCCGCAGCGACTGGAGCCCCTTATTCGATGTATAGGAGGTGGTTCCCTGTTCTATTGAGTAGATACTGGATTCGCAGATGTTCCATGGGGTCCGGAAATCCGGTTCGCCCACGCCCAGGGATATGACATCCTCCATGGTGAGCACGAGATCGAAGAACTTCCGGATGCCGGACGGGGGGATCTCCCGCGCCCGCAGAGAGACAAAGTCGCGCATCTTCCCACCTCAGAAACTATAGGGAAGACGTTCTGTCTCCGGTTGTTCGAAGAGTGCATTGCCATTTTCCTTGTAGGATTTCATGATGATGTGGGTGGCAGTTTCCCGGATGCGGTCCATGGGAGCGACATGCTCGGAAACAAACCGCGAGACTTCCTGCATATTCTTGCCGGTCACAATCAGCTGCAGATCATAGGTACCGGTGATCAGCCGCAGGGTCCGGACCTGCCGGAACCGGGAGAGACGCTCGGCAATGCGATCGTACCCGAAATCCCGCTCGGGGCTTACCTTGAGCTCGATGATGGCTGAGACCTCGCCGTTGCCGGCCTTCTCCCAGTTTATCACGGTGGAATACCGCTTGATGACCTGGGCGGCCTCGAGAGCATGCACCCGTGCCTCAACCTCGGCTGCTGCAAGGTTGGTCATGGTCGCAATGTCTTCTGCTGAGAGCCGGCTGTTCTCCTCAAGGATTCTGAGGAGTTCGAGATCTTTTTCATCCATTTTTGTTTCCTCTTACCTGAACCAGGTTTTCAACCATTTCGCTTCCATCTGGGATACATCGAGATTCTTGAGCCCGTTAAGCCTCTGGTCCTTGAGAACAACCTCGCGGATCTTGGCCGTGTTCGAGTCAAACCACATCTCTTTGGTCCTGCCATAACGCCCGCGGCTCACCACTCGGGTGTTGATAACACCGAGCATGTTCAGCTCGGAGATCAGATCGGTGATCCTGCGGTGGGTGAGAACGTCGAGCTCTATGGAGGGCGCAATATCCTGGTATATACGTGAGACTTCCCCGCTCGTAAAGATATTCTGTCCCAGTTGTTCGAGAATGAGCATGGAGAAGAGGATCAGCTTGCTCTGGGTGGGGAGGGTTGCTATGCATTCTATCATGCTGTCGGTCTCGATCTTTGCCTGGGCCGACTTGACATGCTCCTCGGTCACCTGGGTGGATTCATCGCGGTCGGCGAGTTCTCCCGAGATACGGAAGAGATCGAGAGCGCGCCTTGCATCCCCGTGTTCCTGGGCTGCAAGAGCCGAGCAGAGCGGAATGACCCCTTCAGCAACCGCTCCCGGCATGAATGCGCCTTCGGCCCGCTGGGCAAGGATGTCCACGAGCTGCGGAGCATTGTATGGCGGGAAGACGATCTCCTCTTCCGAGAGGGAGGAGAGGACTCTCGGGTCAAGGAAATCCTTGAAGCTGAGGTCATTGGAGATCCCGATGATACTTACCTTGGAGTTCTTGAGATCCGAGTTGATCCGGGTCAGGTTGTAAAGGGTGTCGTCCCCGCTTTTCTTGACCAGCTTGTCGATCTCGTCAAGCACGATGACGAGCACGCCTCCACCGGCTTCCAGCTGGTTCTTGAGTTCGGCATATACCTGGTCTGTGGGCCACCCGGTCATCGGGATATGGGTCCTGGTCTTGTCGCTCGACATCTCATCGACAACATCCAGGCACTTGGCGATCTGGGCAAGGACCCGGTACTGGGTATCAATTACTTCACAGTTCAGATGAACAATCCGGCAGAGGGTTCCCATCGTGCTGCTCACTTTCTCAAGTTCGGAGCCCACATACCGGACACATGCGGTCTTGCCGGTTCCGGTCTTGCCATAGATGAGAATATTGGAGGGGGTCTCGTTCCGGAGCGAGGGGGCGAGGATGGAGGCAACCTCATCGATCTGGGGTTTGCGGTGAGGAAGGATCTGGGGGCGGTACGAATGCCGGAGCACTTCGCGATCCTTGAAAATCCTGTTATTGCTCAGGTATTTTTTAAAAAGTCCGGTTGATTGATCTTCTGGTTCGGGCATGATCACACAGTGGAGCTGAGCATTAGCGGGGTGAGGCAAAAAAACGATCGGTTTCCCCGGAATATAAACCCCTTTACTTCCAGTGGAATCTTCCCATTTTTTGGTTTAAATGAGAAAATGGGATAAATTCTATGAATTATTTTCCGATTATATTAACAAATAACTAACCACAAATTCCATTGCTTCCTGGATTTTTTCAGGATTCCTCCTGGTTTTACGGCTGGATTTTCTTCTCTTTTTTGTCTGAGGGAGGGACCCCTTTATTTCGTGTGGAACTTTTTTCGGACATATCAGTGAAATAAAAAATAAAAAAAGGATGACTCGTTGAAATATTAGCAACTAATAGTATATAAAATAATCTAAAATGAATTTTTGAAAATTTTGCTTTTGTTCTTAAATAAGAGAGAATTCTTCAGTTAAACTGTAAAAGAAGGAGAAAACATTCCAATGGAAACAAAGGGGTGTCACCCTCTTTAAAAAAAGAGCAACCAACAATTAAAAAAATGAGTTCTGTGGAAATCCTTCCTTCTATTCTATTTGCATATTCTCCAGCCTGGAAGGAGCGTAATCCTCCCACCCACCCCAAGGATAAGGCAACGTCAGGGGGGGTTATCTCTTTGACCCGCAACCAACCAGTTTCAATTGAGAATTTCCATGAAAACCAACCACGGTGAGTTGATTCATCTCACCAAAATAAATTCTGGGTATCTGATTCTCGTGCTTCAGATGAGAACTTCCGTTCATGTACTTTTTAAAAGAAGTAAAAAAAGCACCATCACAAGAAAGAATCCATCAGAATTCTCTTAATGAAAAAGGAATAATATACAAGTATCATGAATAAGGACCACGTGCGCCCGTTTCCCATATCTGCAGCAATAATTACAGTATCCAGCACCCGGGTGCCGGAGAACGACACCAGTGGATCGACAATAAAAAAGCTGCTTTCCCAGGAAGAGATCCCGGTAGCGTACTACTCAATCGTCCCGGATCACGTTGAAGCTATCCGGGATGGACTGTTTGCTGCTCTTAAAACAGCCAACTGCATCATC from uncultured Methanoregula sp. harbors:
- a CDS encoding adenosylcobalamin-dependent ribonucleoside-diphosphate reductase, with amino-acid sequence MSSSPVVDSILSARYFRKGEKSFEDICHRVASALAGDRDEEDHFFEAMRSLRFLPNSPTLMNAGTELGQLSACFTLPVNDSIDGIFDAMKQGAIIHKTGGGTGYNFSHLRPEGSPVQSTDGVASGPVSFMRVFNAATEVIKQGGRRRGANMGILDVWHPDILAFITAKTKEGEFSNFNISILVNDKFMDLVSRKQFGTVWITHPHTGENVTVGQIWTGIVEGIWKNGEPGILFYDEINRNNPTPQLGEIDTTNPCGEQPLLPYESCVLGSINLAACVENGTLDETLLRETARMATRFLDLVIEHNVFPIPQIGDATRRTRKIGLGLMGVHDALLMTGQAYDSSGGRAWCERIMQIVTETAVDESRRRAEKAGPFPAWQGSIWKEFAVRNAAMTTIAPTGTISLLAGCSSGIEPIFSFAYTRKNTVGKTFIIVNPVFQDYLKRTLTGLALSGDALQKKADEVLAHVHETGTVQDLHWLPSEFRALFKTALDISWKDHILMQAAFQKHVHASISKTINMPSTATKDDCAEALLMAWSLKLKGITIYRTGSREDVVLALKEAAPAPVPVPAAVPVAGRNAPEKIPALSIERPRELSGRTYLCQSGCCRLYVTVNLHEGKPMEVFIRTVGNGGCDANSSALGRSISTGLQNGVPYQKFVKQFAKVNCISAIKNPSSEGHSCADVVGRCIELSARNQSITTLKDWDIREVGTRNPCPECNEPLDFGEGCNKGICKNCGWTGCS
- the pdxT gene encoding pyridoxal 5'-phosphate synthase glutaminase subunit PdxT encodes the protein MDARIGVLALQGNVSEHIDAFLLALERMGYGPSSEVFEVRSPADLAGCHALAIPGGESTTISRLIDKNGLYDPIRQFDGGIFATCAGMVLMATEVADPRVHPLSLMDMTVDRNAFGRQRESFEADLSVDGLEGGPFHAVFIRAPVVTRTGTDLRVLSSVDQGVVAVEKGRHVAFSFHPEMGDDTRLHERFLHKLGFIQQGR
- the pdxS gene encoding pyridoxal 5'-phosphate synthase lyase subunit PdxS; the encoded protein is MKLEELRFGTELLKRGFASMQKGGVIMDVVNAEQAKIAEEAGAVAVMSLERVPSDIRKAGGVARMADPQKVAEIIDAVSIPVMGKVRIGHFVEAQVLEVLGVDMIDESEVLTPADEQYHIDKTRFKVPFVCGARDLGEALRRINEGAAMIRTKGEAGTGNVVEAVRHMRTIMGEIRLLRGLDKQEMIDYAREIEAPAELVIECAERGRLPVVNFSAGGIATPSDAALMMQLGADGVFVGSGIFKSSEPERMAKAIVEAVNHFNDANVIAKVSTGLGDAMPGLDVHKLRDDEVLQTRGR
- the cbiB gene encoding adenosylcobinamide-phosphate synthase CbiB translates to MVPAGLILAAVILCAALLVDRITGDPHSPYHPVALLGRFIGWWGKPSSYSPGWQRTAGVLFWILTAAVFSLPFFLVSVLAPWYLYIIIAPFLLKSCFAWRSLEEHTLAVVDAVKDGVERGREKVQLLVSRDTAALDRDHILSAGYESMTENITDSIISPLSFFVLFGLPGAAVYRAANTMDAMLGYRDERERIGWCPARMDDILNFIPARITVLLLLVYFAIHGRFTPAWTVMRRDGYRRPGFNGGIVMAAMAGGVGIRFEKPGVYTIGNGERTLDEGGPDIIKTARAVTLMFAGIACCALFLLGSLINSTGI
- a CDS encoding methytransferase partner Trm112; protein product: MKRSLMDILCCPVCKGDLTLAVTDENEKEILEGGLHCAACSVEYPIHEGIPNLLPQTSQ
- a CDS encoding adenylosuccinate synthetase yields the protein MSCSIIVGGFFGDEGKGKVVAHIAHKDKPVIISRGGVGPNAGHTVQVGTKEYGVRMVPSGFVYKEAKLCIGSGVLVDPRVLKHEVEMLGVKGRVFVDKRCGIITEDHIARDKGSAHLSKKIGSTGSGCGPANSDRVMRVSPQAKDVPELAEYLLDVPFAIDEALKKNETVLLEGTQGFGISLYYGTYPFVTSKDTSASQIAADNGVGPTKIDDVIVVFKAYPTRVGEGPFSTEMSFEKSDAMGIQEFGTVTHRKRRIGGWDGDMARYSAMINGCTQAAITGIDRVDESCFGVKEYSRLTKKAKDFLKQAEEDIGSPITLISTGPEITQIIDLRDELV
- a CDS encoding aminotransferase class I/II-fold pyridoxal phosphate-dependent enzyme, whose product is MRDFVSLRAREIPPSGIRKFFDLVLTMEDVISLGVGEPDFRTPWNICESSIYSIEQGTTSYTSNKGLQSLRDALSQHLARHYRLNYRADDEIIITTGVSEGLDIAIRAITDPGDEILIAQPSYVSYGPCVSLAGGKPVPVRCTEKDRFKLNPDLLAEKITKRSKALIINFPNNPTGGVMDEGDLKAVADLIIDHDLLLLSDEVYAELTYDKSHCSAASVSDLHERTITLNGFSKAYAMTGWRIGYLCAPKELCEAALKIHQYVMLCAPVMGQVGALEAIRSAEEDKNSMVNEYRLRRNMFVAGLNRIGLPCHVPEGAFYAFPSVKGTGLSDVEFAERLLKEQRVAVVPGSVFGEGGEDHIRCAYAISRSGLSEALGRMETFMQGL
- a CDS encoding Lrp/AsnC family transcriptional regulator, which translates into the protein MDEKDLELLRILEENSRLSAEDIATMTNLAAAEVEARVHALEAAQVIKRYSTVINWEKAGNGEVSAIIELKVSPERDFGYDRIAERLSRFRQVRTLRLITGTYDLQLIVTGKNMQEVSRFVSEHVAPMDRIRETATHIIMKSYKENGNALFEQPETERLPYSF
- a CDS encoding ORC1-type DNA replication protein gives rise to the protein MPEPEDQSTGLFKKYLSNNRIFKDREVLRHSYRPQILPHRKPQIDEVASILAPSLRNETPSNILIYGKTGTGKTACVRYVGSELEKVSSTMGTLCRIVHLNCEVIDTQYRVLAQIAKCLDVVDEMSSDKTRTHIPMTGWPTDQVYAELKNQLEAGGGVLVIVLDEIDKLVKKSGDDTLYNLTRINSDLKNSKVSIIGISNDLSFKDFLDPRVLSSLSEEEIVFPPYNAPQLVDILAQRAEGAFMPGAVAEGVIPLCSALAAQEHGDARRALDLFRISGELADRDESTQVTEEHVKSAQAKIETDSMIECIATLPTQSKLILFSMLILEQLGQNIFTSGEVSRIYQDIAPSIELDVLTHRRITDLISELNMLGVINTRVVSRGRYGRTKEMWFDSNTAKIREVVLKDQRLNGLKNLDVSQMEAKWLKTWFR